CTTCCAGGGAAAAGGCAAATTGCCCGGGGCAGGAGGGACTTTGCATCTCCGTCCTGCGGATcctacccaccccacccactgGGCCGCAGCCCTGGCTGCCCCCAGCTTTCCTAGGAGCCATAGTCCGGGCTCCCTGGAGGGGAGTGGGAAGGGTTAACTTGGAATGGAGGACGGACTGGCGATTGGTCCCTGTTCCCCTGCCCTAAGATCACTTCCACCCCGTTGGCCTTCTCTCCTGGAGCTGGCTTTTCCAATGAATGAAGGGCAGTGAACCCCCCATCCTGGCTCTAGTGGGCTGGCCCTGGGAGGTCCAGAATCAAGATCTAGGGAGCTACCTAGCCCCTTTTCAGAAAGGTCAGAGCTGGAGAACTGTGTAAAGTTAAAGGGAAATCGATCCGAAGCTGAGCCAACCCCTTTTCCGAAAAATAGAATATTGGCATTTCGGTATGGAAACTGATTTTCCCCACTTTTCATTACTGGGCTTTATCTGTGAGTACAGAAAGCAGAATTTACAGAGTTACTGGAGTCATGGTAAGCTGACTTCTGAGAGCAACTTGGCAGAAGAAACTGTTTCCAGCTTTCTTATTGAGATCTTCCTTTGTGGTAGAATACTTGTGAGGAACCGTTTGGAAGTCCAGGGCATTGGCTATGATAATAATAAAAGTGTGTCCCTACCCAGGACAGTTTAGGTTCATAAATTAAAAGTGAATACTCTTCATTTCTCTCCTACCATCTTTTCACTTTCTTACGGGAGGAAATGGCAATTTTTGGGTCCTTCTGTGTTAGAGTTCCCTCTTGACATTCTTAGAAGATGGCTACCACTAGCCCGTGGAGATATTTTTGTTATGAGGTATACTGGGGTACAAAGAAAAGCTGGTAAAATACCAGCCTCACAGTTAACGTGAGCCTGGATACCAAAATGAAAGCAGTCATCTGCTATTAATCAGGCTGGGTCTCTGCTTCTTGTTGAGGAAAATACAGTGAGGGCTGGCTTCCCTTTTCATCTGCAAAGCTGTAAAATGCCGAATGCTGCATTAAAAATCGTTCTCCCCAGTTTTTGTTCAATTAATCAAAATGAGTATGTTCATGCTGGGCATAGTTACATCAGAGAGAAAATTTGCTTCGTTGTTTCAAACAGCCGGGGCAGTAACATGTCACATGGATGACCTTGCGTGTCCATCAATCTTTAATAATATCATTGTCATTATTATGATTATCTGAAGTGTTAAATTGTTGCCAGAATCGATACAAGTGTGTTTCTTCGGGTGTATTTTATCCCACTGCTGTTTTTAACATCTCTGTTAAGAGACCAATTAATTTCCAACTCAGAGCTCCAGTGAACTTTGTGTATGGTGAGggcttcctgtctttttttttttttcctccttatttCGCCTTTTGAAAGAGGACAGAAGCAAGCGGCACAGGAAATACAAATACATCACTTGCTgattaaagtaatataaaattatCCCTAAactgtaaaagaataaaatccGCCCAAACGCGAGTTAATGCatgtttgaattctttttttttttttcagctcagcAGCAGGAGTTATTCTCCCGAATTCTGTCAAGTCCCATAGGTTAGGAGCTCTGTCATACTCACTGGGATTAGAAAGGCCTTTTCCTCTAAGCAGAATATGAAGGTCTTTAACAAAAAAGAATCTTGAtacatctgtttgttttcttctagatTTGTTGGTGTTAACGCGTCTGACATCAACTATTCTGCTGGCCGCTATGACCCATCCGTGAAGCCCCCCTTTGACATAGGTTTTGAAGGGATTGGTGAGGTGGTGGCCTTAGGCCTCTCTGCCAGCGCTAGGTACACAGTGGGCCAGGCTGTGGCTTATGTGGCTCCTGGTTCCTTTGCTGAGTATACAGTGGTGCCTGCTAGCATTGCCACTCCCGTGCCTTCAGTGAAACCCGAGTATCTCACTCTGCTGGTTAGTGGCACCACTGCATACATCAGCCTGCAAGAGCTCGGAGAGCTGTCAGAAGGGAAGAAAGTTTTGGTGACCGCAGCTGCTGGGGGCACAGGCCAGTTTGCTGTGCAGCTTTCCAAGATCGCCAAGTGCCATGTCATTGGGACCTGCTCATCGGATGAAAAGTTAGCTTTTCTGAAATCCATTGGATGTGATCGCCCCATCAACTACaaaacagagcctgtggagaCAGTTCTGAAGCAGGAGTACCCTGAAGGTGTCGATGTAGTCTATGAGTCTGTTGGGGGAGCCATGTTTGACCTAGCAGTGGATGCCTTAGCCACCAAAGGGCGTCTGATGGTAATTGGGTTTATCTCTGGCTACCAAAGCCCTTCAGGTCTTTCACCAGTAAAAGCAGGAGCTCTGCCGGCCAAGCTCCTGAGGAAGTCTGCCAGTCTCCGGGGGTTCTTTCTGAACCACTATTTATCCAAGTACCAGGCCGCCATGGAACACTTGCTGGAGCTGTACACTCGTGGGGAGCTGGTCTGTGAGGTGGACCTGGGACACATGGCTCCAGAGGGGAGGTTCATCGGCCTGGACTCTGTATTCCGGGCTGTTGACTATATGTACACTGGGAAAAATATTGGGAAACTTGTGGTGGAATTACCTCACAGTGTCAGCAGTAAGCTATGACATCAATGACAAAGCAAAGGGATGCTCCGTGCCTTAGGATGAACATAGTATTTCTTAAACAAAAGTGTAGTGCTAATGAGTTCTGCTGCCCGCTTTCCTTGGGAGTGAAAATAATGTGCCTCAATAAAAGTTCTCTCTATAGCTAAGAGGTAAAATGTTTACATTCGATTCTTTAGTCATGGACGGTCTCATTCCAGATTTTATTGTTCCAGGGAAGTAGATTAATTCCTGATGCGGGACCTGATCAAGTCAGTATGTCCCTGGCTTGATGAGTTTTTTAAATCAGTCTTCAAATAGCTCACCAAGTCTCCTTTGCTTTGGAAGCGGCTGCTCTTGTGTTAATAAGTACTTCACAGGTGAGCAGGTAATTCGGGCCAGCCTGGTATTCTTACAGTCCATATGCTTAGCAAGGAGCCCCAACTATCTAAAGACATTTGGGAGAGAATTCTCCAAATTTAATCCTGTTAAGTGATTCAGCAAACAGATATATCTTAATGACGCAGCTGCTATTTGGTGACTTGAATTCACATCCTGGTAAGATTCTCTGTGAAGAAAATGTTGCTGTTCCAAGAAGAAATTACTCTTAGAAACAGAGTGGGGTTTGGAAAAGAAAGCTATGGTTTAGGGAgactttgtgaaaaaaaaaaaactactgtgtacagaggaaggagaaaattctGTGCTACCTCCTCAGGAGAGGCTCAGGTAATACAGTAACAGGGATCACAGAAGGGGGCTCACTCTAGCAGGTGAAAGGTTAAAAACAGCTCACTTCCTGTCCCCAAACACGGCAGGCACCCAGGTCTTCTAAAATCATAACCGTTTGCTTCTCCTCAAAGGCTTGACGCGGAAGGCTTGGTCTCTGGTGGGGACGGCAGTCAGGTACCCTGTGTTCCCATTTTGCTTCTCAGTGTGGAGAGAAAGGAGCTACCTGCTCTAGGCTGCGTACTGGTGCAGTCCTGTCCATCAACCTACATGCTGCTTCTCTTCAAACTGACCTTCACCTTCGGTGTCCAAAGGCTGCCTGCCACTTTTGTCATGGAATCAAAACCCCACAGTGCCTTTCTAACTGAAGGTGAAGCCTGTCCGATTATTTTTCAGTCTTGGGTTTCAGTACATCAAACGTGCTCAATGCATTGGAATGTAATTAAGAGTGCTTTGTGAAAGTTGGGGGCCAGATTTAATTCTTCCCTTGCATCTGAGGAGCAGAGAGATCCTGTTTCCGAATAGCTGTTAGTATCTATTTTACAAGATTTACTCATTTCCAGGTACCTAATGTAGCTGCTAGCATGCATGCACAACAATACAATTTATATGGTAAATGGAACCAAATAATGGCTTCACTGAATGTTATGGCCGCACTGAAGGGAAATGTCACGGTAAATAGCTGCCGAATTATGGATCATGCCGAAGTGTCAGAACCGCACtaaagacaaatagcactagagGCTATTGCCACTGTGACGCTTTTGAGTTATGAAGAAGGGTATCAGCCTGACGCGAGGCTCTTTGTGTCCTCGTCATAGCAAAGGGCTGCTGGTACAGGGAACAAGAAAGGCTCATCCAATGTGCTGCCTAGTTATTAATCTGTCCCTTTCAGACCTAGCCACTGTAGCAGGAGAGACTTGGCCGGCTCTTCCGTATACAAACATAACAAACAGAGGGCGGGCAGGTTTTATGAATGTTAGTATGCTCAGGAAATGACTGGTAATGGAAAAATGTTGTAATAAAATAATCTAATCAAAGACTATTATTAAATTTAACGTAGTATATGTCTGAAAGGCTCAGTTGCTTCCTATGCAGATAGATGTGTGAAATCTCAGTGATAATGCACTCTCCCTCTGAAAAggctggaggactgaggacattaCCAACTAAATTGCCTCTTCTAAACTGAAGTGAGTCCCGGTTTCCTTCATTTTAATGGGAGGGTAATAAAGATGAAAGACCAACATTTTATCTGATGGATCCCTTAAGCTAtggaataaaaatgtattatgtttTGAGGGAATATACTAAATTCAGCTATGTAAAAGTAAAATTCAAACACCCaggtttaaaataaaacaacattaaaaaaagaagaagaagaagaaacatgtCTTTCTGTCCCCAAACAGAGAAACTATGGTACATgctgttttcatttattcttagAAAACAAGCATGAATGATTCTGCCCATTCCAATAATCCCAAAAATAcgtttaaaagtttttttaattcttttgaaaaatgatttttaaatgtaggGTTCTAATGGAATATTAGTTTGGTCCCCTCGGGTCGTTGTCCAGGTCCAGTCACTAACGGAAGGTGAGATGGTGTAAGGGTCCACACTCTGCCGTGGTCCACATCACAAAAAGTGCATTCCTAATTCAGGGCCATTGTCAGCTTGCCCTAGGGAAGACTTGGGGGCGGAGCAGTGATGTGGGATAAATCAATCCTCAGTTCTTGGTGTAAGGCCGTTGGCCTAGCCGGGGAAAAAGGCATTGCCTCCTGAGAAAGACACCTCTAGGATTCCTTAGTCAGGAGTTCTGAAAAGTCAACTGCTACCCCTTCTAACCTGTTTTGAATGCACAAAAGCACAGACAGTATAATTTCTGGTCCTTTTCACAATGACTACAGATGCTGATTGATTTCAgcactaaacaacaacaacaaaaaaaaatctaggcacTGGTTTGCAAAGAGAGATCGGTTCTATGTGTTGTTATGGTTTGACTGCACCAGAATGGAGTTTATCAGGAATGGAATGGAGCCTCTGTAGACGGTCATTAGTATTTCCTTCGGTGTTTATCTAATGCAAGTGTGTGAGAAGTGGCTGCAGCTTATTAAAGTGAAACCCTACGCTGTGTGTAGAGGAGTGCCGCAGCTAATGAGGCTAGAATGTCCCAGCACCacgaaaaccttccttttgtgtCCCCACCGCCACAAGATGCTGGAAACTTGACAGATGATATCATTTAAGACACTGCCTGCCTTAGGGACTTGCTTCTTGGCTTCCTGTTTTGGGCTTTTATTTGGGTAACATTTATAATGGCCACCTGACTTGTACCTGTAATATTTTAACCCCTTGTGGAACTTACAGGCTGCATAAATTTACCAGTGAAGGTTCCCTTTAAAATGAGGCTTTGTGCAAAGGAACAAAATACTTTTCTTGATGATTTTACCACATGTTCACATGGGGTAAATACCGTATTTCAGATCCTGTGAAGTCAGACCAGCAACGTGCAGCTTTCAGAATAAATTTGATAAGACCTAGGACTGTCCACTTGGAATGCTAATTTCCTGAGCTCTACAAATTTTATGGGACCACTCACATGCAAAATGGCCTGATTTGATGAATGTATATTCATCTATATTTCTCATACTCTTAAAAATATTATACTtataatattcatttaaaatgcaTATGCAAACTATTGATTTTTcagttggggttttttgtttgaggactttttgttctgttttggtttttatttggaCAGCTTCTGTAACCAGTTCTCCCACAGTGGCCTAGAATCCAGTATTTAAGACCACAGCACAGAAGCTATAGTGCAGAGATCAATTGTCAATAGCCCAATACTGCTGTGAACCTGAAATTCTGTGTTCTCAAGCCTTTTCACACCACACTATTTCAACTCAGAAGGAGGAATGTTCACTGTAAGAACTTTACTACTGTTACCTTGAGCAATCTAGGAGAGGTTGATCCCACCCCTGCCCCCTAAAAATACCATAATACACAACACAAAATAATGTCTTACCGGTGTATGTCAGTTCAAGAAGTTCTTGTAGCGAAGAgctgatatgaaaaaaaaaaaaaagtcaagtaagGTGCATATTTTGATTATGTAAACCTGGAGCTTCTGTTTAATTCTTCACTGTGACCTAGCAGCCAGTGAGGCATGCCTGGCATAAGTACCAGGCAGTGTTTATTTGGATATGCTGGCTTTGCCCTTTGTAGGCTGTCCCTTCTGTTTGGTCCCCCATCCCAGGGGGTATGGATGAACTGAGGAAACATATCCTGGGTCCCACAAGCAGTAGGGTAAGTGCTGCACAGAGGACAGTTTGGGGGAAAACCAATATGTTCTTCATGTGTGCTGAGAAGCCCTGAGCCAGAAGTCTGGAGATCTGAATAGCCCCCCAAAGGAAGTGCTTCCCTCAAAGTATCTTTCTgccaacacaaaattaaaataataattagaaCATACCCTGCTGCTGGGTGGCAACATCCAGTCCAAAAGATAGATCTGTGCTAAGGGCTCAGAAGAGAGTCTGGTGACATTGCCTGCTGACGTGGTGCCCACCCTCTAAGCACACACAGCAGTCGGGGTCAGAGTGAGTGCTCTCAGCAGTTCCTTTGGTCACTGGAAGGTGAAGAAATAGAGAAGTGATGCAGGATGTCTCACTCACTTGAAAGCACGTGACCCAGGGCCCTCTATGCCAACCCCCACGTTCCTTGCAGGCTCACAGGTGCCACTTCCAGCAGAAACACAGATCTGGAAAGTGTAtcttcctctggcttttataaaTAAGACCAAATGTTACTTGGTGACACTAGAGTTTGAAGGATAATCTAGGTCTACCCACTTCATAAATATCCAGCTGGGCCTAGAAGGAATGGGCACTTTGTCCAGCCAACATCACAGTGTCCACCAGACTCAGAAGATAGAACTCAGATGGATCACCACCCAGACTGTCAGGAGAGTTCTGCACAGACCCCTTTGCCATTGGCCAGGGTCCTTCAGTGTATAACTGACAGGTTATACCACGGCTGGATTTTGTGAAGAACTTTCACATGAATGGGACTATGGCAAACCCAGGGAAAGTATCACATTTAGACTTTGGTAGAGTTGGGGCTCATTCAATTTGGTTTATCAACTAAACATCATTCTAGGGTTGAAGAAGTAGCTCAGTGAGCCGAGGacctgccttgcaagcatgaagacccaagtttgctCTCCAGAGCATTTGTAAGAAGTCACACATACTGGTGCACGGTTGTAACCATAGCGCTGGGGAGGCGGACGTTGGAGGATCTCAGGGACTAGCTGGCCAAATAGCCAGGCCTAATCAGTAACCCCAGGGCCcactaagagaccctgtctcagaacacaaGGTGGAGGTCTCTTGAGGACTGAAATctgaggttggcctctggcctccacaggcataagcacacatatacacacagagagacactcacatgtacacacacgtaccTTCCAAATCACacacaacttaaaaataataagtatcACACACTTTCGTTTTTAATCACTAAAAGAAGGTCTCCTGCCAACGTGTCCTTAAATACTAATATTGCCAGATATAAACTGTATACTATTTACTGGACAGAATGAGTTTGATGCTCACTTTTGCCTATCAGAAACATCATAACTGGCCACCAGAATATTTGCTGTTGTAGCACAAGATCtaaaatttcaattttctatTCTAACTGAAATCCAGTTTTTCACCTTACAAGTTCAGCCCATGGGGGCGGGGCACATTCCCTCACTGGGTAGCAGCAGTTGCTTGAAGGTGGAGAGGAGACCCTAGAGGGCACAGGCTTCCTGCGAGCAAGGCTGTGGCAAGAACCTCACACAGATCATAATTAAGGCTAAGGGAGGGAATGGCTGTTCCAAAGCACATGACATTGAACATTCATGTCTTTCCTCATCATTCCTGTCTTTCTTCCCTCAAACTCATGCATAACAAGCGTAAACTTTCAACTTTACCAGAGCAAATCCTTTCCCAGCAGAAGCAGTTTCTTTTACCATTGAAAAGCCACTTCCCGAGAACAGCAACAATGTCAGCAGCAATCACGCTTGTTGGAAGCCTCATTGCTCACCAGGGGATGGGAGCAGTAGTGTTCCCTCTACATGTGGCTGGAATTTACATTTGGAAATTGAATTGTCTCCTTGAGGGCTTTTATTCAATGCAAGTTTTGGGGAATTACTTACACCCCAGTACATCAGTGTATATGGAATGAAGCTGAGTTGAAGGGGCCCCCTCATCccttcagctgttaaaaacaaaaccaaaccaagtcTTCATTGTCCAGAagtcaaaattaaaaaatcatttaatattCATCATATCAAGATTGACGTATCTTTAGGCATCTGGGGACTTACATGTTTTACATATTTGAATATTATCTTCACAATGGTATAGATGCTGATGTGTCAACCCCACATCCACCTTAAAAATGGGATGGTTAGAACACACACTTTATGACGGCTCATGTCATCCCTGCCTGACTTGAGACAGTCATCAGACCAAGGCCAAGCCTGTTTTTCTCCAGAGTGGTGTTTTTTCTCATGTTGAAATATGCACACATGTCACCCGCTAAAATGATAGTCCAGACTCAGTAGCACAGGGTGGACATAGGAACTTGCGTCTCCCACGGAGACACCGACATCGCtggtctgggaaccaaactgtgaCTATTGAAGTGCTCAGTTACAGTCTCTGCAGAGACCTCCACCCCACAACTACAACCATTTTCAACTATTACATTTTTAACTTCCTCAAAGGAGCATCCCCTCGGAAACTCACCTGTGAACCCAGATTCAGTCCGATCCTCACAGTACCCTGACAGCTTTTCCATAGAGTCTACAAGGGACACAGGCCTGGGACCTCCATCCATAGTTGTCCTGTTCTTAAAGTCAAATCCATTGTCGTAGCTAAGCCCTCTATCCCCTGACCTGGGACCACCAGTTATACTTCAGTCCTTATACAGTAGCACCAAATAAAAATGCCAGCAGCCCCCTGCACATTCTGTGGAGCATAGTATTTTACAGTCATCCTGATACAAGAAGGACACCAGGTCCCTGACACCTTCAGATCCGGTCTTTTGGAACATGCGCCATGACAACCCACATAGCCTTTGTTTAAATAGTCAGAATTGTTGTCTCTGAAGAAGCTGTGGCCTTTTAAGGGAAAAGCTACAATACACGCACGTGCTTGTAAATACGTCACTGTGATAGTCACAGTAGAACTCTGTTGAGGACAAATGTAAGGCCGGGAAAGCCGGCAAAGTCATAGGTGAAATCTAAATTTGGGAATTTGAGGGAGCCCTGGAACAAGTCAAGAGGCAGGAGCAAGTGGAACTGGGCAGAGCCCTCAGTGGCCCTGGTACCTGTCCATCCTCACAGGGCTTGTGACTGTGGTTAGAGTGGCTATTCACTTGGAAACAGTGGCCGGCtgtgtctccctctccttctctgctCTCCCACTGCCCACAGAAGAAGACAGAGCCGGGTGGTGCAGGGTATATATGACCAGAAGAGTCAGAAGTAGGCCAGCAGGAGAAAGCTCAGTCATGCTTATGTGTCCGGTTCAGCTTGGAGGCAGGGACAAGAGATGGTTACTGGAGGTAACCATTGATAAATTCAGAGAAGGAGGGTGAAGAGGAAGATCCAGGGTAGGAGTGAACAGAAGTATACAGCTTTTGAAAGACTGAGGAGGaaaaaggctgtgtgtgtgtgtgtgtgtgtgtgtgtgtgtgtgtgtgtgtgtgtgtgcatgcagatatGCCTGTGTGAATGCACAAGAAtgtacatgtagaagtcagagaataCTTCAgttcctcaattttttttcttttctttctttctttttacgaTCTCTCACTGTTGAAACACCCTCAATAGGTCAGtgtggctggccagggagctcagGGATCTGCCCTTTCAGCCTCTCCAGCATCAGGGTCACAAGCCCATGACATGCCTCCCAGCCTTTCGTGTTTTAATGTGGTCCTTAGTCCCCCATGCTTACACCTTAGAACCGAGCTGCCTCCCCTGCCCCGGCAGTGCCTTCCTTAGTGGTCAACACTTCAGAGACTTTGCGGAATCTTACTTGGGACATGAAAAATGCTGGGGTCTCTGCTGCTGGTGGGACTTTACCTGGGTCAGCTGTACCAGCAAGCTTTACAAAGAGGTGGCTTTCATGGAGCAAACAGGTTAGGGTGACAGGGAGGCAGCTTCAGCCCTTACCTGCCTGTTTATGTTCCCAGCCTTCTCACTTAAGAATAGGCAGTCACTCTCGTGTCTGAGTTCCATGCAGCCTTCCTTCCTACCACACTTCAGCTCCTAGAATAGCACTCCGACACCTGTATGTCCACACTCTATCTCCTGAAGACCACAGACCTCTAGAATGTGAGACGAGTCTCGCTGCCCCTTTTCTCCACACACTTCAGTAGGTGTGGCACCCGAGGCATGCATCCAACCATGATGTGTTTTTCACATAAGATGCAagcagcaccccccaccccccctccatCCACCTCCAGCAGTGCCTTCCATCACAGGACCGCAGAGCAGACACCAACCTCTCAGTGTTTGGTTGGGAACGATACCTGAGAGAGCCTCTCAGCACTGTTCAGTCCCACAGCACAGCTTCAGGCAAACCGCAGGACCTCCCTGCCTGGGACTGTCCGTCTGGAAAACAAGTGAAGACACCTGAGCACCCGGGGCTCTATAGAAGATGCTCTGCAGTTCAAGAGGGTCCACCTGTTGGTGAAATAgattaaaaatgttcattttaatgaCTTTCCACAGGGTTCTCTCGACATCTGTCCAAAGTGCTAATTTAGAACTACTCCAAATGCATCCTCCAGATAAACACCAGACTTCCAAAGTCTCAAGGTTACCTAACATCTAAGGATTGGAGTTTGGAAGTCGGTGGGcagttctgacctccacatgtcagGGAAATGGGCATGTCCAACCTTTGGAGTCTGTGACATGATGTTATTGTCTACAAAATTCACCACACGAAAAAGTCACTAAAATGTTTGCAAGAATAAAAATTAGCTCACAGTGTTTCAAGTAAGTTTACAATTCTGTGCTGAGTCATGTTCAtggctatccttggctacacgCAGCTTTTGGGCTCCTGGTTGGACAAGGCACAGATGGTCCTGAGGAGAGCCTGGCATTATCAATGCCTGGGCCCAGTGCAGAAATGGTTTTCCTTCTTTCAGTAAGAAACTTCTCAGGATTCTGTTCTGTTCATCATGCTATGTTCAGCTGAGGGGATCCTGCTCCAACCATGCAAGGAAAGTCTCCAGAGACACAGTGCTGTGGAaagtactcgtgtgtgtgtgtgtgtgtgtgtgtgtgtgtgtgttgtgtagtgtgtatgtgtgtgtgtagtgtggtgtgtgtgtatagtatgtgtggtgtgtatgtgtagtatgtggtgtgtgtatatgtatagtatatgtggtgtgtagtatgtagtgtgtgtgtgtgtgtgttctgaggaaCATGAGTTCAAATCTCATCTCTTTCATTGTTTCATATGGTACTACTGTCTTGAGAAAGATTCTAAAGAACACAgcttttttcttggctttattttgttcatttgttgtcTATGAAGGGAAAAGGACAGTGACTCTGAGCCACAGGTACAGCCACAAAGTATGTAACACATGTCCTGGCAATGTCTCAGAGCTGATAGCAGAaggattctttctcttttccctgggAACACCAGCTACAGAGGAGGGTGGAGAGGTCTGAAGGCAGGAGCTAGCAGCTCTCCATGTCAGAACACCAGGCCAAGGCCAGGCCATAGGCTTGGCAGGgattcagcttaggaaaatggAGGCGTAAGAAGTTTTCACAATCCATTCTTCCAGGTGCCCTCCCCCTCAAAGTGGGGAGGTTGAATTATCTTATCACGGGAAATATACAAAGTGTCATTTTATTATCAGGGAAAAAAAGCAGGCATTGGATGAAGGTTTAACCATGAAGATGCAGCTTGTCGCTGCCGCTGCCAGGAGCTCAACAAGGGTCAGGCCTCGCCTTCTTTATTGAAACAAACAGGACTTGGTTCTCGTCACTGGGACAAGTGGAAGGGACTTGTTCTTCACCATCCTGGAGACCTGGGGAAGTGTCCCTGGATGGTGCAGGTCCTTGCTTCTGAGGTTATCTCCCTGACAGTATTT
This Peromyscus eremicus chromosome 19, PerEre_H2_v1, whole genome shotgun sequence DNA region includes the following protein-coding sequences:
- the Ptgr3 gene encoding prostaglandin reductase 3 is translated as MLRLTAAGARAIVDMSYARHFLDFQGSAIPRAMQKLVVTRLSPNFREAVTLRRDCPVPLPGDGDLLVRNRFVGVNASDINYSAGRYDPSVKPPFDIGFEGIGEVVALGLSASARYTVGQAVAYVAPGSFAEYTVVPASIATPVPSVKPEYLTLLVSGTTAYISLQELGELSEGKKVLVTAAAGGTGQFAVQLSKIAKCHVIGTCSSDEKLAFLKSIGCDRPINYKTEPVETVLKQEYPEGVDVVYESVGGAMFDLAVDALATKGRLMVIGFISGYQSPSGLSPVKAGALPAKLLRKSASLRGFFLNHYLSKYQAAMEHLLELYTRGELVCEVDLGHMAPEGRFIGLDSVFRAVDYMYTGKNIGKLVVELPHSVSSKL